TACAGCCAGACGGCTCCGCTTACAAAGTTCCCCATATGGGTTGGAATCAAGTTCGCCAAGATCGCCAGCACGCACTTTGGGATGGCATTCCAGATTTAACTAGTTTTTATTTTGTACACAGCTACTATGTTGTACCGCAACGCCAGGAAGATGTTGCGGGCTCAACCGAGTATGGCGATTGGTTTACTTCTGCGGTTGCAAGGGATAATATTTTTGCAACGCAATTTCATCCAGAAAAAAGTGCAGAATACGGATTAAAGCTCTACAAAAATTTTGTTTCTTGGCAACCTTAATACTTTTCTAACCTACCGCTATGCTGCTGATTCCCGCGATTGACTTAAAAGATGGCCACTGTGTTCGACTCGAACAAGGTGACATGGATAAAGCCACTGTTTTTTCAGAAGATCCAGGGGCGATGGCTGCGCACTGGATTAGTAAGGGTGCACGTCGCCTACACCTAGTCGATTTGAATGGCGCATTTGCAGGCAAGCTGAAGAATGAATCTGCTATCAAATCAATCTTGAAAGCAGTGGGCGATGAGATTCCAGTTCAGCTGGGTGGTGGTATTCGTGATCTTGAAACGATTGAACGTTTATTAGATGACGGTATTAGCACTGTGATTATTGGTACTGCAGCAGTCAAGAGTCCTGGTTTTGTGCAAGATGCCTGCACAGCTTTTCCTGGTCATATCATGGTTGGCTTAGATGCGCGTGATGGCAAAGTGGCAACCGATGGCTGGAGCAAGATTACGGGACATGAAGTGATTGATCTTGCTAAAAAGTTTGAAGACTATGGGGTTGAAGCCATCATCTATACCGACATTGGTCGTGATGGCATGATGAAAGGCATCAATATGGATGCCACGATTAAATTAGCGCAAGCTATTCGGATTCCAGTCATTGCTAGCGGTGGTTTATCTAATAACCAAGATATTGAAGCACTCTGCGAAGCAGAGGCTGAGGGTGTGATGGGTGTGATTGCGGGTCGATCGATTTATGCTGGTGACTTAGATTTAACTGCAGCACAAAAATATGCCGATGAGTTAACCCTCAAGTTTGCCAAGAAAATTATTTAGATTGTTTAATAGTGCTCACTAAACGAATTATTCCTTGCCTTGATGTGACGGCAGGGCGCGTTGTGAAAGGCGTGAACTTTGTTGGGCTGCGTGATGCGGGTGATCCGGTAGAGATTGCAAAACGCTACGACACCCAGGGCGCTGATGAGCTTACTTTTTTAGATATTACAGCTACCTCTGATGGGCGCGATCTCATTCTGCACATCATTGAAGATGTCGCATCTCAAGTATTTATTCCTTTGACTGTTGGTGGTGGTGTGCGCGCTGTGGCTGACGTACGTCGCTTGCTCAATGCCGGTGCTGATAAGGTGAGTATGAATTCATCCGCAGTAGCCAATCCCGATTTGGTTTCTGATGCTGCGGCATATTACGGCTCTCAGTGCATCGTCGTTGCGATTGATGCCAAAAAAACTGAAGCGGGTAATTGGGAAGTCTTTACTCATGGCGGTAGAACTGCAACCGGCATGGATGTAGTTGCATGGGCTTCTGAAGTCGCTAAACGTGGTGCTGGAGAAATTCTTCTCACCAGTATGAATCGCGATGGCAGTAAAGATGGTTTTGATCTAGAGTTAACTGCAGCAGTAAGTGATGCAGTTAGTGTGCCTGTGATTGCTTCTGGTGGCGTTGGTAATTTGCAGCACCTGGTGGATGGTATTACTAAAGGCCATGCTGATGCAGTACTCGCAGCCAGTATTTTTCATTATGGTGAATACACTGTTGGCCAAGCAAAAGAATACATGGCAAGCCAAGGAATTCCTGTCCGCATTTAATTTGCAGACAGACTAACTGAGAACACCACATAAAGATGACCATGAAAAATTCCTTCACTCCAATGGAGTCTTTAGAGGCTGGAGCATGGCTAGATGCTGTTACTTGGAATGAACAAGGTCTGGTTCCAGTGATCGCCCAGGAAGTTGGCAGTAAAGATATCTTAATGATGGCTTGGATGAATCGCGATGCTCTATTGGCTACTTTGCGTTTGGGGGAGGCTGTGTATTGGACTCGCTCTAGGCAAAAGCTCTGGCATAAGGGTGAAGAATCTGGCCATACCCAAAAAGTAAAAGAAATTCGCCTCGATTGTGATGGCGACACCATTTTGCTCATGGTTGAGCAAAAAGACGGTATTGCTTGCCATACTGGCGAGCACAGTTGCTTCTTTTTGCGGTGGGATTCCGGTGTTTCTGCCTGGGTGGATGAGTCCAAGGGTCATCAATAAGACCTTCAGAGTCTTCCCAGCAATAAAGACATAAAATCACTTTATGACTAGTTCAGCACAAAAACCTTCCAATTTAGACTCCGCTTTGGCTTATTTAGCCGATGTGGTGGATCAGCGACGCGATGCATTTAAGGCTGGAGAGGCAGATCCCAAGACCTCTTACACGGCCCTGCTCTTTTCCAAGGGTGATGATGGCATTCTGAAAAAAATTGGCGAGGAGGCTACAGAAGCAGTTATGGCGGCTAAAGACGCCCGTAACGCCAATCTAGCCTCTGAGCAGCAAAAGCTCTTGGTAGGAGAAATGGCCGACCTTTGGTTTCATTGCTTAATTGCACTGTCCCAGTTTGGTTTGCGTCCCGAGGATGTTGTGGCTGAGCTCAATCGTCGCCTGGGTACCTCTGGCATCGAAGAGAAGGCGGCCAGAAAGGCCGCTGGTACAGAGTAAATACAGATAAAACCCAATAAATTCATCAAAACTAGAGGCGAAAGCGTGAGTCACGATCCTAATTGCTTGTTTTGCAAGATTTCTAAAGGTGAAATCCCATCCCAGAAGGTGTATGAAGACGAGGAAATTTACGCTTTTAAAGATATCAATCCTGCCGCCCCCATTCATTTTTTGATGATCCCTAAAAAACATATTGCTATGTTGGAGTCTGCGGAAGTGGTGGATGCGCCATTGCTAGGTAGAATGATGGAATTAGCACCGCGTCTCGCCAAAGAGCAAGGCTGTCGTCCTGGAAAAGATGGCGGCTTTAGATTGGTAGTGAACAACGGTGCAGATGGTGGGCAAGAGGTCTATCACTTGCACTTGCATGTGATGGGCGGTCCGCGCCCCTGGAAAAAATAGTCCGAGGAGATTAAAAATGGGTTCATTTAGCATTTGGCATTGGTTAATTGTTTTGGTCATCGTGATGTTGGTATTTGGTACCAAAAAATTGCGCAATATCGGCACTGACTTAGGTGGAGCTGTTAAAGGTTTCAAAGACGGCATGAAAACGCCTGAGGGAACTGAAGAGTCGCAAGACAAAGCTAAGGAGCAAATTCAAAGTGCCGCTGCATCAACAGAGAAAACTGTGGATGTTCAGGCAAAAGACATCAATAAATAATTGTTGATAGAAATAATGCGCAACTGCAATGATTGATCTCGGAGTTTCAAAGCTTGCACTCATTGCAGTAGTTGCATTGGTAGTGGTCGGGCCAGAGCGTCTTCCTAAGATCGCTCGTATGGCGGGTAATTTGTTCGGGCGCGCCCAACGTTACATGGCGGATGTCAAATCCGAAGTGAGTCGGCAGATGGATGTTGAGGAGTTTAAGAAACTCCGCGAAGAAAGTGTCTCCGCCTTTAAGGATGTTGAGAGCTCGATCCAATCTACTGTTCAAGAAGCGGGCGCTAATTTAAGCGACCAAGCTGATATTGGTTCGAATATGTATACGCGAGCCCCTCTCGATGAAAAAGAAGTTCTACAAAAATCGATACGCCAAGGTCGTAAGAGTTGGGGCGTAAGACGTGCAGCAAGACCGGTTTGGTTTAAGCGTTCCACTGGCATGCGCACACGCGTGCAATCTGGTGCCGCTCGTATGAAGCGCTTCCACCACAGTGCAGGCAAATAACTTAGCCCAAATAAAAGTAAATACATATATCAATGACGCAAAATAATCCAACAGAAGATTCGGGCTTACAAGAATCCTTCCTGTCTCATTTATTTGAGTTGCGTGATCGCATCATTAAGTCAGCCCTAGCAATTATTGTGGTGTTCGTTTGCCTGGTTTACTGGGCACCAGATATTTTTCATTTGTTCGCACAACCATTACTTCAGGCATTGCCCGCTGGCGGCAAGATGATCGTGACGGATGTAACGGGTTCATTCTTTGTGCCCATGAAAGTGACCATGTTGGTTGCTTTCTTAATTGCACTACCTGTGGTGATGTATCAGTTGTGGGCGTTTATTGCACCAGGACTTTATCAGCATGAGCGCAAATTGATTGTGCCTTTGGTAGTGAGTAGTTACAGCTTATTTATTTTTGGCATGGCATTTGCTTACTTCTTGGTGTTCCCAACAGTATTCCAATTCATGGCTAGCTATAACGCACCTTTGGGCGCTGAGATGTCGACGGACATTGATAACTACCTTAGCTTTGCAATGACTACCTTCTTGGCGTTTGGTATTACCTTCGAGGTGCCAGTTGTAGTTGTGGTGCTGGTGCGTATGGGTATGGTGCCGCTGGCTAAACTGAGAGAGATACGCCCATATGTGATTGTTGGTGCTTTTGTGATTTCAGCGGTTGTCACGCCGCCAGACGTACTCTCACAATTGTTACTTGCTGTGCCGATGAGTCTGCTCTATGAACTAGGATTGTTGATAGCGCGTTTTTATGTGCCTAAGCCGTCAGACGACGATGCGGGCACAACAGCAAACCCAGATACTCAAGCAACTGTTTGATCTTGCGAGAAGGTGGCGGTAAGCCATTCTGTTACTCGATCAAAACGATAGCGCCTTTGCCTGAGGTTTCCTTCTAAGTCTGACTCGCTTCCTGCGAACGCTTTGCCGGCTGCCAGTAAAGAGCGCCGCTGCTGGGTCGTATCAATCTGAATGAGTCTAGGCAAAATCTTTGGTAACTCATGCCGAATATCGACTACAACACAATGTTCATGCTGTAGTTCGCTAACCTCGCATAAAAGCAACTCGGCCTTGCTCAAGTTAAATTGGTTCGCTATAACGAGTCTATGACATAGCAAGATCCATTCGTGATCCAGCTTGTGTTCCGCATGATGATTGAGTGCTTCTTCCGCAAAGGCGGCTAAATCATGCCAATCATTCTCTTTGGGGTTAGAAACGTTTTCTAAAATCTTTCCGAGCAGTTCTTTTGCTTCAGGTACGGCTTGTTGGTAAGCTTGCCAAATCCAATAAGAGGCTTGCAGGCCGCGAACCTTTTCTTCTAACTTCTCCCGCTTGCGCCAGAGGTTCGCACCTCTTCTAAATTGAGCAACCGGATGACCTAAATCTGCTGCGCGATCAAAGCAACGATCACTCTCAGCAGCGTTGTATCCAGAGAACTGTGGGCGACGATAAATTTCACCCAATGCAAACCAAGCATCACGATCACCATCTTTGGCTGCCAACTCTAACCAGTAGGCTGCTTTTTTGAGAGAGGCGTTGGATTTACCGCGAGATCCCCCAACATCATCTCCCACAGAAGCTGTTTCATTAAATTGCGCTAGCCGTAAACCTAGAGTGAGCTTGGCTATCGTGAGGCCAAGTTCTGCAGCTTGGACCAGCGCAGCTTCATTTTTGTCCGATAGCCAGGCATTCCACAGAGAGGAGAGCGCTTCGTCTTTTGGTTGCAACTTAATTAGCAGCTCTTTTGCGCTGTTAGTAAATGGTGTCTCAGAATCTGCCAGACCCAATAAAAAATCTTTCGCCTTTTTTTGCAAAGACAGAAAGTCATCGCCATCATTTCCTCGTCTTAATAGCCAGGAAGACAATTCAGTCTGCAAATCTTTTTTATTGGGATCTAGTAATAGTTCTGCGAGTTGCCACTGCGCTGCATAACTTGCTTCGATATTGGCTTTAGCCAATTTCCAGAATGATTCCCAGCCAAAAGCAAATGCCGGTGAATTAAAGGTTCCCTCCAGCGGAACGAGCGAGATTCTCTCTAGAATGTCCAAAAGCTCTGGGGATGAGCCAGCAACATCAGAAATTTCAGTATCACTTGAGCTCAATTCGCTAACTATTTGATTTTGAATAGAAAAATAAGATTTTTCCAACCAAATCAGGGCATTAGACGGTTGAATAGGGGTTTTAAATGCCCCAGTCAAATAAGCAGATGCCAAATTTTGTTGTGCGGATACATCACCCAGTCGGGCAGATTGAAGGATTTTTAAGAATTCACGGCTTGCCATATGACAATTTTGGCATTCCGAGCCTTAAAAAGACAGAAATCAAAGCCCTTGTTGCCCTGATACAACGAAGAAAGCCAAAAAACTGCCTTTTGACAAGCAAAAAGAGCTCCTAAATACCCTTACCCCCAGTCTAGTAGGGCAAAACAAGCAAAATTCATAGGTCCCAGTTTTATTCGGGCATTACTTTCAATTTATGGAGATTTAAAGAATGAAAAAATCGCTATTAGCAGTTGCAGCAATCGGCGCGTTTGCGTCAGCAGCTCAAGCTCAGTCATCAGTGACTGTTTATGGAATTATCGACGCTGGTTTCTCCAGCACTTCTTCACGTAACGGTACAAACAAAGCTACTAACGCTGGTTTCATCCAAAACGGTAACGGTAACGAAACATCAAGCCGTTTAGGTTTCAAAGGTACTGAAGACTTAGGTGGTGGTACTTCTGCATTCTTCACAGCTGAATTAGAGTTGTCAAACGCAAGCTCCACTCAAGTATTGAACGGTAACCGTCAAACTTTTGTTGGTTTGAAGAAAAACGGCATTGGTCAAGGTGCAATCGGTACACAATACACATTGACACATGATGCAGTTGCCGCAACTGACCCAGGCCAGTCTAATAACGTTGTTGGTAGCGTGATTCGCCCTGTAGCTGGTGCTTCAACAGCTTCTAGCGTTTTGGGTAGTGACTCTGCTGGTGGTAACCACATGGTTCGCTCCACTAACATGATCAAATTCAACAGCGACAAGTTTGCTGGTTTTGGTTTGAATGCTGCTTACATCCAAAATAACGTAAACACAAATCAAACTGCTACTGGTACTAACACTGTTACTGGTACAGGCGGTACAGCTAACTTTAACGGTTGGAACGTAAGTGCTGATTACACATGGCAAAAGCTTTATGTTGCAGCAGCGTATGCTTCTGTTAAGCAAGAGCAAAATGCTTTAATTGGTACTACTGCAGCAACAATTACAACACCTTCAACGATCACTGCAGCTGTAAACCCAAATACAACAACCAACAATACTTATGCTGGTGCAACTTATGACTTCGGTATTTTGAAGGCGTATGCTGGTTGGACAAATGCTAAGATCACCAATGATTACAACTCAAGCCAGTACCTTAAGCGTACAGGTCAACAGTTGGGTGTTCGCGCAATGTTGACTCCTAAGATCGAAGGTTGGGCTTCCGCAGGTAACGGCCGTTTCACTAACTACGGTGTTGGCACTCCTACAACTAACTTCAATGCATGGCAGTTGGGTTCTAACTACTTGTTGAGCAAGCGCACTAACTTGTACGCAATCTACGGTCAAACAATTTTCAGCTCATCTTCAGCTGGCGGTTTGACACCAAGTGGTGCAGCATCAAGCCAGTATGCAATGGGCGTGCGTCACACTTTCTAATTTGACGCTAACGCAAGTTAGTTAATAATTAGTTTTGTATTAAATTAACCCACTGTGGAAACGCAGTGGGTTTTTTGTTGCCTGAAATATAGACAAGCACTTAGGCTGGCTAGGTTTTGCTTGTGTTTCTAAGTCTGGATTCTAGGTTGTTTTTTTGACCAGAGTTTCAATCGCTTAGTAAATATTGGCTCACCAAGGGTATCCGTAGCGATTCATTACTATTATTTTCGAGATGGTTGATGCCCTTATCTTTTTAGGCTATCGCGGATTTCTCGCAAAAGCACAATATCTTCTGGCGTTGGGGGTGCTGGTGGCGCATCTGCAGTGCGTATCTTATTGACGACTTTCACCATCTGAAAGATCACAAAAGCTAGCAAGATAAAGTTAATTGAGATGGTAATGAAGTTGCCATAAGCAAAAATAGGCACACCAGCCTTTTTGAGTGCATCAAAGGTGCGCGGGACCCCTTCTGGAATCTTGCCCAAAACGAGAAAGAGGTTGGTAAAGTCAATATGACCCCCCAACAGGGTTGAAATAACCGGCATGACGATATCGTTGACTAAAGAGTCAACAATCTTGCCAAAGGCTCCGCCAATAATCACGCCAACAGCTAAATCAATCACATTGCCTTTGACAGCGAAGTCCCGAAACTCTTTTAAAACGGCCATAGATACCTTTCTTTCCTATTAGATTGAGATTAACTCAAGATTAACCCCATAACTTACTTGCATACCCCACTTTTTACTTTAAAATCCTACCTTTAAGCAATTTCCACCTATAAATGCTCTTCCAAGGAATTTTGTAAATGAGTGACAAGCCCTGTATGGACAAGGATCGCCGCAATTGGTTGATCGCTACGTCAGCGGTTGGCGGTGTTGGTGCAGCCGCGGCCCTTTACCCTTTTGTAGATAGTTTTGAGCCTTCAGAGCGCGCTAAAGCAGCTGGAGCAGCTGTTGAGATTGATATCTCTGGCATGCAGCCAGATGAGATGCGCATGGTTGAGTGGCGCGGTAAGCCAGTTTGGGTTGTGCGTCGCACCCCAGAGCAGGTTGCTGAACTCTCTAAAATTGACTCAGAGCTTGCAGACCCAGATTCTTTAAGGGATCCAGCTCAATTTACCCCTCCTTACGCTCAAAACCAATGGCGTTCAATTAAGCCTGAATACCTGGTTGTAGTGGGTATTTGCACCCACTTGGGCTGCTCTCCAACTGCGAAGTTTGAGTCGGGCCCACAGCCTTCTTTGCCAAATACTTGGCCAGGCGGCTTCCTCTGCCCATGCCATGGCTCTACATTTGATATGGCAGGCCGCGTATTTAAGAACAAACCAGCCCCAGACAATATGGAAGTACCGCCGCATATGTATTTGAGCGATACCAAGATTCTGGTTGGCGAAGATAAGAAGGCCTAAGGAGAGATAAATGGCATTTCACGAAAAAGAAGTCCCTGCAGACGCTTCCGGTGCGCAAAAGCTAATGGCTTGGGTGGATTCACGCCTGCCAGTAACAGAAGCGTTTAAGCGCCATATGAGCGAGTACTACGCTCCCAAAAACCTGAATTTTTTCTACATTTTTGGTGCGTTGGCTATTGTTGTTTTGGCAATCCAAATCATTACCGGCATTTTCTTGGTAATGAACTACAAGCCAGACGCAGCTAAA
The window above is part of the beta proteobacterium CB genome. Proteins encoded here:
- a CDS encoding phosphoribosylformimino-5-aminoimidazole carboxamide ribotide isomerase, producing the protein MLLIPAIDLKDGHCVRLEQGDMDKATVFSEDPGAMAAHWISKGARRLHLVDLNGAFAGKLKNESAIKSILKAVGDEIPVQLGGGIRDLETIERLLDDGISTVIIGTAAVKSPGFVQDACTAFPGHIMVGLDARDGKVATDGWSKITGHEVIDLAKKFEDYGVEAIIYTDIGRDGMMKGINMDATIKLAQAIRIPVIASGGLSNNQDIEALCEAEAEGVMGVIAGRSIYAGDLDLTAAQKYADELTLKFAKKII
- a CDS encoding imidazoleglycerol phosphate synthase, cyclase subunit; protein product: MLTKRIIPCLDVTAGRVVKGVNFVGLRDAGDPVEIAKRYDTQGADELTFLDITATSDGRDLILHIIEDVASQVFIPLTVGGGVRAVADVRRLLNAGADKVSMNSSAVANPDLVSDAAAYYGSQCIVVAIDAKKTEAGNWEVFTHGGRTATGMDVVAWASEVAKRGAGEILLTSMNRDGSKDGFDLELTAAVSDAVSVPVIASGGVGNLQHLVDGITKGHADAVLAASIFHYGEYTVGQAKEYMASQGIPVRI
- a CDS encoding Phosphoribosyl-AMP cyclohydrolase, with translation MTMKNSFTPMESLEAGAWLDAVTWNEQGLVPVIAQEVGSKDILMMAWMNRDALLATLRLGEAVYWTRSRQKLWHKGEESGHTQKVKEIRLDCDGDTILLMVEQKDGIACHTGEHSCFFLRWDSGVSAWVDESKGHQ
- a CDS encoding phosphoribosyl-ATP diphosphatase; translated protein: MTSSAQKPSNLDSALAYLADVVDQRRDAFKAGEADPKTSYTALLFSKGDDGILKKIGEEATEAVMAAKDARNANLASEQQKLLVGEMADLWFHCLIALSQFGLRPEDVVAELNRRLGTSGIEEKAARKAAGTE
- a CDS encoding Histidine triad (HIT) protein, encoding MSHDPNCLFCKISKGEIPSQKVYEDEEIYAFKDINPAAPIHFLMIPKKHIAMLESAEVVDAPLLGRMMELAPRLAKEQGCRPGKDGGFRLVVNNGADGGQEVYHLHLHVMGGPRPWKK
- the tatA gene encoding twin-arginine translocation protein, TatA/E family subunit; translated protein: MGSFSIWHWLIVLVIVMLVFGTKKLRNIGTDLGGAVKGFKDGMKTPEGTEESQDKAKEQIQSAAASTEKTVDVQAKDINK
- the tatB gene encoding Twin-arginine translocation protein, TatB subunit, giving the protein MIDLGVSKLALIAVVALVVVGPERLPKIARMAGNLFGRAQRYMADVKSEVSRQMDVEEFKKLREESVSAFKDVESSIQSTVQEAGANLSDQADIGSNMYTRAPLDEKEVLQKSIRQGRKSWGVRRAARPVWFKRSTGMRTRVQSGAARMKRFHHSAGK
- a CDS encoding Sec-independent protein translocase, TatC subunit — translated: MTQNNPTEDSGLQESFLSHLFELRDRIIKSALAIIVVFVCLVYWAPDIFHLFAQPLLQALPAGGKMIVTDVTGSFFVPMKVTMLVAFLIALPVVMYQLWAFIAPGLYQHERKLIVPLVVSSYSLFIFGMAFAYFLVFPTVFQFMASYNAPLGAEMSTDIDNYLSFAMTTFLAFGITFEVPVVVVVLVRMGMVPLAKLREIRPYVIVGAFVISAVVTPPDVLSQLLLAVPMSLLYELGLLIARFYVPKPSDDDAGTTANPDTQATV
- a CDS encoding Sel1 domain protein repeat-containing protein, coding for MASREFLKILQSARLGDVSAQQNLASAYLTGAFKTPIQPSNALIWLEKSYFSIQNQIVSELSSSDTEISDVAGSSPELLDILERISLVPLEGTFNSPAFAFGWESFWKLAKANIEASYAAQWQLAELLLDPNKKDLQTELSSWLLRRGNDGDDFLSLQKKAKDFLLGLADSETPFTNSAKELLIKLQPKDEALSSLWNAWLSDKNEAALVQAAELGLTIAKLTLGLRLAQFNETASVGDDVGGSRGKSNASLKKAAYWLELAAKDGDRDAWFALGEIYRRPQFSGYNAAESDRCFDRAADLGHPVAQFRRGANLWRKREKLEEKVRGLQASYWIWQAYQQAVPEAKELLGKILENVSNPKENDWHDLAAFAEEALNHHAEHKLDHEWILLCHRLVIANQFNLSKAELLLCEVSELQHEHCVVVDIRHELPKILPRLIQIDTTQQRRSLLAAGKAFAGSESDLEGNLRQRRYRFDRVTEWLTATFSQDQTVA
- the porin gene encoding porin, which produces MKKSLLAVAAIGAFASAAQAQSSVTVYGIIDAGFSSTSSRNGTNKATNAGFIQNGNGNETSSRLGFKGTEDLGGGTSAFFTAELELSNASSTQVLNGNRQTFVGLKKNGIGQGAIGTQYTLTHDAVAATDPGQSNNVVGSVIRPVAGASTASSVLGSDSAGGNHMVRSTNMIKFNSDKFAGFGLNAAYIQNNVNTNQTATGTNTVTGTGGTANFNGWNVSADYTWQKLYVAAAYASVKQEQNALIGTTAATITTPSTITAAVNPNTTTNNTYAGATYDFGILKAYAGWTNAKITNDYNSSQYLKRTGQQLGVRAMLTPKIEGWASAGNGRFTNYGVGTPTTNFNAWQLGSNYLLSKRTNLYAIYGQTIFSSSSAGGLTPSGAASSQYAMGVRHTF
- a CDS encoding Large conductance mechanosensitive channel protein, with the translated sequence MAVLKEFRDFAVKGNVIDLAVGVIIGGAFGKIVDSLVNDIVMPVISTLLGGHIDFTNLFLVLGKIPEGVPRTFDALKKAGVPIFAYGNFITISINFILLAFVIFQMVKVVNKIRTADAPPAPPTPEDIVLLREIRDSLKR
- a CDS encoding ubiquinol-cytochrome c reductase, iron-sulfur subunit, with the protein product MSDKPCMDKDRRNWLIATSAVGGVGAAAALYPFVDSFEPSERAKAAGAAVEIDISGMQPDEMRMVEWRGKPVWVVRRTPEQVAELSKIDSELADPDSLRDPAQFTPPYAQNQWRSIKPEYLVVVGICTHLGCSPTAKFESGPQPSLPNTWPGGFLCPCHGSTFDMAGRVFKNKPAPDNMEVPPHMYLSDTKILVGEDKKA